A genomic window from Sulfurospirillum diekertiae includes:
- a CDS encoding radical SAM/SPASM domain-containing protein, giving the protein MKFYRVYVELTNICGLACSFCPPKTLPTHSMSLLFFEHVLDELKPYTKEIAYHMGGDALTLSNLEAYLDMTCKKNFKVMLTTSGYYLSKHNLQTLLHPAIKQINISLNSYNKNSMPLSFEAYMEPIIKLCALKLEHSPNLFINLRLWNRNETHSEETFNEKIFTYLEKVFHTPLHVKTLYEQKPRSIRLSEKIRLHFDDYFEWPSLQSSHQSDGTCQGLRSHFGILSNGKVVPCCLDKDGVMELGDLHVNALSEILNTPRTKAIIEGFKHDKAVESLCQKCTYKNRFKEN; this is encoded by the coding sequence ATGAAATTTTACCGCGTCTATGTCGAGCTCACCAATATCTGTGGGCTCGCATGCAGTTTTTGCCCTCCTAAAACACTTCCAACACACAGCATGTCACTTCTTTTTTTTGAACACGTGCTGGATGAATTAAAGCCTTACACCAAAGAGATAGCCTACCATATGGGCGGTGATGCACTCACACTTTCCAATTTAGAAGCCTATTTGGATATGACATGTAAAAAGAATTTTAAGGTCATGCTGACAACCAGCGGCTATTATTTGAGTAAGCATAATCTTCAAACACTTTTACATCCTGCCATCAAACAGATCAATATCTCGCTCAATAGTTACAATAAAAACAGTATGCCACTCTCTTTTGAAGCCTATATGGAACCTATTATCAAACTCTGTGCGCTTAAATTAGAGCATAGCCCAAACCTTTTCATCAATCTGCGTTTATGGAATAGGAACGAAACTCATAGTGAAGAAACATTTAATGAAAAGATCTTTACCTACCTCGAAAAAGTCTTTCACACACCTTTACATGTAAAGACACTTTATGAGCAAAAACCTCGCTCCATCCGCTTAAGTGAAAAAATACGCCTTCACTTTGACGACTATTTTGAATGGCCTAGCCTTCAGTCCAGCCACCAGAGTGATGGAACCTGCCAAGGGCTTCGTTCCCATTTTGGCATTCTCAGCAATGGGAAAGTCGTGCCGTGCTGTCTTGATAAGGATGGCGTCATGGAACTGGGAGATTTACATGTAAACGCACTGAGTGAGATTCTCAATACTCCACGCACCAAAGCGATTATTGAAGGGTTTAAACACGACAAAGCCGTAGAAAGTTTATGCCAAAAATGCACCTATAAAAACCGTTTTAAGGAAAACTAA
- a CDS encoding Rdx family protein, whose translation MKDEILSAYPNAKTTLSPKIGGFFDVVVDDIVIFSKTEKIGTPIERFPEVGEIVSLLQKAGY comes from the coding sequence GTGAAAGATGAAATTTTAAGTGCCTATCCAAATGCCAAAACAACCCTTTCACCAAAAATAGGCGGATTTTTCGATGTTGTCGTTGACGACATTGTTATTTTTTCCAAAACGGAAAAAATTGGTACACCCATAGAGCGCTTTCCTGAAGTGGGAGAGATAGTTTCACTGCTTCAAAAAGCAGGTTATTAG
- a CDS encoding EAL and HDOD domain-containing protein: MSTYVGRQPIFDKEGVCFGYELLYRSCDQNNIATFQDSAKATARVMVNMVHNIGLAPIIGQKVGYINVDETMLFSDAILLLPKEHFGFEILEHTQVSPALFERVKHLNSLGYRFSLDDFDCSDAMINAYTPLFPYIEIIKVDIQAIGLPNLKASIDKLKTHIPLLAEKIETHEEYEACRKLNFHLFQGYFFEKPVILSGKQIEPLTANALRLMNCIQGNNDVAYITEKFETCPDLVYNLLRHVNSGAYHFKNKITSIKQMILLLGPQKILSWLGLFLYGAPQNHPFGIEIFNNAKFRAKAMEELALTCKKAELANKAFLTGSLSLIDTYLNISMLEFLNHVNLDDEIKTALLFHEGFLGELLFIATEMNHSSDTDATISALKHYPCFKTDQLYNACTNATLFVENTEHE, translated from the coding sequence GTGAGCACTTACGTGGGTAGACAACCTATTTTTGATAAAGAAGGTGTGTGCTTTGGGTATGAGCTCTTGTACCGTTCATGTGATCAGAATAATATAGCGACGTTTCAAGATAGCGCTAAAGCAACAGCACGTGTAATGGTCAACATGGTTCACAATATTGGTCTTGCGCCTATTATTGGACAAAAAGTAGGTTATATCAATGTTGATGAGACGATGCTCTTTAGTGATGCTATTTTACTTCTCCCTAAAGAACATTTTGGCTTTGAGATTCTAGAACATACACAAGTCTCCCCAGCCTTATTTGAACGTGTGAAGCATTTAAATAGCCTTGGGTATCGTTTTTCGCTAGATGATTTTGATTGCAGCGATGCCATGATCAACGCTTATACGCCACTTTTCCCTTATATTGAAATCATCAAAGTCGATATCCAAGCGATTGGTCTTCCCAATCTTAAAGCCTCTATTGATAAACTTAAAACACACATTCCTCTCCTTGCAGAAAAAATAGAAACGCATGAAGAGTATGAAGCCTGCCGTAAACTTAACTTTCATTTGTTTCAAGGGTATTTTTTTGAGAAACCTGTTATTTTAAGCGGCAAACAAATTGAGCCGCTAACCGCCAATGCCTTAAGATTGATGAACTGTATTCAAGGGAATAATGATGTTGCTTACATCACAGAAAAGTTTGAAACATGTCCTGATCTTGTGTATAACCTTTTACGTCATGTCAATTCGGGTGCTTATCATTTCAAAAATAAAATTACATCCATTAAACAGATGATCTTACTTTTAGGACCTCAAAAAATTCTTTCATGGTTAGGACTTTTTTTATACGGTGCACCCCAAAATCACCCCTTTGGAATAGAAATTTTCAACAATGCAAAATTTAGAGCTAAAGCGATGGAAGAACTTGCCCTTACCTGTAAAAAAGCCGAACTTGCAAACAAAGCTTTTTTAACGGGGAGTCTTTCATTAATAGATACGTATTTGAATATTTCCATGCTAGAATTTCTCAATCATGTCAATCTCGATGATGAAATTAAAACAGCCCTTCTCTTTCATGAGGGATTTTTAGGTGAACTACTGTTTATCGCAACAGAAATGAACCATTCAAGTGATACGGATGCGACTATTTCTGCACTTAAACATTACCCTTGTTTTAAGACAGATCAATTGTATAATGCTTGCACCAATGCAACTCTTTTTGTCGAAAATACAGAACACGAATAA
- a CDS encoding ABC-F family ATP-binding cassette domain-containing protein produces the protein MVEVNNLTMRFAHQLLFENINLKLDKGKRYGLIGANGAGKTTFLKILSRQIEATSGNISIENGLRVGVLNQNQYAFEEFTLKDAVMYGNKRLFDAIKEKEHLYATGDFADDKVNDRLAELEIICAEEDPTYEVEVNIEKILGSLGFPVDAQETLMSELTGGDKFKILLAQVLYPKPDVLFLDEPTNNLDLEAISWLEEQLLRHEGTMVVISHDRHFLNSVVTNILDVDFKKIREFTGNYDEWYMAANLIAKQQEVDRDKKLKEKEELEAFVRRFSANASKAKQATSRQKRLEKLDIADIQTSSRRDPSIVFRMGRDIGNEVLEVEGIEKSYGDQKVIHNMSFKVEKGEKIALIGHNGVGKTTLCNIIMEQLESDAGTIKWGATIIPSYFPQNTTDIITGDFQLFEWLQQYDEKKDLDEIRKCLGRMLFSGEEQKKSVSQLSGGEKHRMMLSKMMLQKGNFLVLDEPDNHLDLEAIIALGEGLFKFPGNVICVTHDRELIDAFATRIIELHPDGTVIDFKGDYEAFRETYGR, from the coding sequence ATGGTAGAAGTGAACAATTTAACGATGCGTTTTGCGCATCAGCTTTTATTTGAAAATATCAATTTAAAACTCGACAAAGGTAAACGCTACGGTCTTATTGGTGCCAATGGCGCTGGAAAAACAACCTTTTTAAAAATTTTGTCAAGACAAATCGAAGCAACCAGTGGCAATATTTCAATTGAAAATGGCCTAAGAGTCGGTGTTTTAAATCAAAATCAATATGCTTTCGAAGAGTTTACCCTTAAAGATGCGGTTATGTATGGCAACAAACGTTTGTTTGATGCGATTAAAGAAAAAGAGCACTTGTATGCTACCGGTGATTTTGCAGATGATAAAGTGAATGACCGTTTAGCCGAGCTTGAGATTATCTGTGCAGAAGAAGACCCAACCTATGAAGTAGAAGTGAATATTGAGAAAATTTTAGGCTCTCTTGGCTTTCCTGTTGATGCTCAAGAGACATTAATGAGTGAACTTACCGGTGGTGATAAATTTAAGATTTTGCTCGCCCAAGTACTTTATCCAAAACCTGACGTTCTCTTCTTGGATGAGCCTACCAACAACCTAGACCTTGAAGCGATTTCGTGGTTGGAAGAGCAATTACTACGCCATGAGGGTACGATGGTGGTTATCTCACATGATAGACACTTCCTTAATTCTGTTGTTACCAATATTTTAGATGTTGATTTTAAAAAAATCCGCGAATTTACGGGTAATTATGATGAATGGTATATGGCAGCAAACTTAATTGCCAAACAACAAGAAGTGGATAGAGATAAAAAACTGAAAGAGAAAGAGGAACTTGAGGCATTTGTTAGACGCTTTTCAGCCAATGCTTCTAAAGCAAAACAAGCTACTTCCCGTCAAAAAAGACTTGAAAAACTTGATATCGCTGACATTCAAACATCTTCACGCCGTGATCCAAGTATTGTTTTCCGTATGGGACGCGACATCGGTAACGAAGTCCTTGAAGTTGAAGGGATTGAAAAAAGCTATGGCGATCAAAAAGTCATTCATAACATGAGTTTCAAAGTTGAGAAAGGCGAAAAAATAGCATTGATTGGACACAATGGTGTGGGTAAAACAACACTTTGTAACATCATTATGGAACAATTAGAATCAGATGCTGGCACAATTAAATGGGGCGCAACGATTATTCCAAGCTACTTTCCTCAAAATACAACCGATATTATTACGGGTGATTTTCAACTCTTTGAGTGGCTACAACAGTATGATGAGAAAAAAGATCTTGATGAGATTAGAAAATGCCTAGGACGTATGCTTTTCTCTGGTGAAGAGCAAAAGAAAAGTGTTTCACAGCTGAGTGGTGGTGAAAAACATCGCATGATGCTCTCTAAAATGATGCTTCAAAAAGGCAATTTCTTAGTCCTTGATGAACCCGATAATCACCTTGATCTCGAGGCTATTATTGCGTTAGGAGAAGGGCTCTTTAAATTCCCTGGAAATGTTATCTGTGTTACTCACGATAGAGAGCTCATTGATGCGTTTGCAACACGTATTATTGAACTGCATCCGGATGGAACAGTGATTGATTTTAAAGGTGATTATGAAGCCTTTAGAGAGACATATGGCAGATAA
- a CDS encoding M99 family carboxypeptidase catalytic domain-containing protein, whose product MKKVVLSLCFVLSTYALSANLHYSLIKKESGKEGSTLLIVGGIHGDEPGGYFAPMLLSRYYKIESGTLWIVPNLNFDSIVKNSRGINGDMNRKFAKIETKDKDFDTVTEIKKLILNPKVDLTLNLHDGQGFYREHQIDKNFNPKAWGQATIIDQQQIPNAKYGNLADIATKVNQETNVGLIEDVHEFNVKNTNTKTQDKAMQQSLTYFSITNNKPAFAIETSKNITNLSQKVFYQLKTIEKFMNVMNIKYSRSFDLTEENIKKLLHDEGIIEIPPTKIMLDLSTLKPYIKFFPMNKDKLVYTSNNPLIAVIKEKDEYKIMNGNMLVSTLKPDFIEFEHSLNDVSLIIDGKKTTAKIGSLISAKNSFQVDPINGYRINIIGFSKPGVVSEGGIKVEPKDFIKTYAIDKDETTYMVHYYKDKKFCGMVNIKFEDEKKSKK is encoded by the coding sequence ATGAAAAAAGTGGTTCTTAGTCTCTGTTTTGTACTCTCAACGTATGCGCTTAGCGCTAATTTACACTACTCCCTCATCAAAAAGGAGAGTGGCAAAGAAGGAAGCACCCTTCTCATTGTAGGTGGAATTCATGGCGATGAACCTGGAGGCTACTTTGCACCGATGCTTCTGTCCAGATATTATAAAATAGAAAGCGGCACTCTTTGGATCGTTCCAAACCTTAACTTTGATAGTATTGTCAAAAACTCTCGTGGTATCAACGGCGATATGAACCGTAAATTTGCCAAAATTGAAACCAAAGACAAAGATTTTGACACGGTTACAGAGATCAAAAAGCTTATTTTAAACCCTAAAGTAGATTTGACCTTAAACCTACACGATGGACAAGGTTTTTACCGCGAACATCAAATTGATAAGAACTTTAACCCAAAAGCATGGGGACAAGCAACCATTATTGATCAACAACAAATCCCCAATGCAAAGTATGGCAATCTTGCCGATATCGCAACCAAAGTGAACCAAGAGACAAATGTTGGACTCATCGAAGATGTGCATGAATTTAATGTCAAAAACACCAATACCAAAACGCAAGACAAGGCGATGCAACAAAGCCTAACGTATTTTTCTATCACCAATAACAAGCCAGCTTTTGCGATTGAAACCAGTAAAAATATTACGAACCTTTCACAAAAAGTTTTTTATCAACTCAAAACGATTGAAAAATTTATGAATGTCATGAACATCAAATATTCACGCTCGTTTGATCTGACAGAAGAAAACATCAAGAAACTTCTTCATGATGAGGGAATTATAGAGATTCCTCCAACCAAAATCATGTTAGATCTCTCCACACTTAAACCTTATATCAAATTTTTTCCTATGAATAAAGACAAACTTGTCTATACAAGCAATAACCCACTAATAGCGGTTATCAAAGAAAAAGATGAATACAAGATCATGAATGGCAATATGCTGGTTTCAACACTTAAACCTGATTTTATTGAATTTGAACACTCTTTAAATGACGTTAGTTTGATTATTGATGGCAAAAAAACAACAGCTAAAATTGGCTCTTTGATTAGCGCTAAAAACAGTTTCCAAGTCGACCCTATTAACGGATATCGTATTAACATCATCGGTTTTTCAAAACCGGGCGTTGTAAGTGAAGGTGGTATCAAGGTTGAACCAAAAGATTTTATCAAAACGTATGCGATTGATAAAGATGAAACCACTTACATGGTACACTATTACAAAGATAAAAAGTTTTGCGGTATGGTGAATATCAAATTCGAAGATGAGAAAAAAAGTAAGAAATAA
- a CDS encoding potassium channel family protein: MNDSKILLFGFTRSAIEIGTRLKAQGYTFTYIDNDPTLLPRAKKLGCNLLILDYSDDETLVTLGIGEDVKFVFTLFEEDVQNVFLTLSIRSLDPKVEIIATTHTKDAIHKLEIAGASTVLDPYQMCGKRIYKLITQPEVMQVLDETIFGTEDINMEQITITAHSTLNGIMLKECYPTQKYNMLLVGIHDKELKKEFIFITEGHDHKLDSGDILVVIGQSAEIERFKMDYQL; the protein is encoded by the coding sequence ATGAATGATAGTAAAATTCTCCTTTTTGGTTTTACACGTTCCGCTATCGAGATAGGAACAAGGCTTAAAGCACAAGGTTATACTTTTACCTATATTGACAACGATCCAACATTGTTACCAAGGGCAAAAAAACTTGGATGCAATCTTTTAATACTCGACTACAGCGATGATGAAACACTTGTGACTCTGGGGATTGGAGAAGATGTCAAATTCGTCTTTACCCTTTTTGAAGAAGACGTTCAAAATGTTTTTTTAACACTTTCAATTCGCTCCCTTGATCCAAAAGTTGAAATTATTGCAACAACTCACACTAAAGATGCCATTCATAAACTTGAAATTGCAGGAGCAAGTACCGTTTTAGATCCCTATCAAATGTGCGGTAAAAGAATCTATAAACTGATTACCCAACCTGAAGTCATGCAGGTGCTTGATGAAACTATTTTTGGAACAGAAGACATTAATATGGAGCAGATTACTATTACGGCTCACTCTACTTTAAACGGTATCATGCTCAAAGAGTGCTATCCAACACAGAAGTACAACATGCTTTTAGTGGGAATTCATGATAAAGAGCTCAAAAAAGAGTTTATTTTTATCACGGAAGGACACGACCATAAACTTGATTCTGGTGATATTTTAGTTGTTATCGGGCAGAGTGCTGAGATTGAGCGCTTTAAGATGGATTATCAGCTATAA
- a CDS encoding translation initiation factor — MKPLERHMADKKLLFSIGSALDKEDGWHFEEEKTSSKSTEIKLPSKHFLVLKMEKRQGKPVSMVGPFFLEKEDLTKLCSLLKKKLGSGGTCKEEWMEFQGECREKLKGFLVNEGFRFKG; from the coding sequence ATGAAGCCTTTAGAGAGACATATGGCAGATAAAAAGTTACTTTTTAGCATTGGCTCTGCGCTCGATAAAGAGGATGGATGGCATTTTGAGGAAGAAAAAACTTCCTCAAAGTCAACAGAAATCAAACTTCCTTCGAAACATTTTTTAGTGTTAAAGATGGAAAAGCGTCAAGGTAAGCCTGTTTCGATGGTTGGTCCCTTTTTTCTTGAAAAAGAAGATTTGACCAAACTCTGCTCTTTGCTTAAAAAAAAGCTGGGCAGTGGCGGTACATGTAAAGAAGAATGGATGGAATTTCAAGGCGAATGTCGTGAAAAACTCAAAGGCTTTTTAGTGAATGAAGGATTTCGATTTAAGGGATAA
- a CDS encoding response regulator transcription factor, whose amino-acid sequence MPNMNGIELIQKIYEHNPMQTIIVISAHNEPQYLLELVNLGIEQFLLKPNNYDTILNVFHKSASKVLRSYSKEIETSHVHLGTTLLWNKQTSVLYEKDMAIKLTKNETLLMQIFIKNHTKISTLQEIFDTLWGDEPHLACIETLKSIISRLRKKLPTSIIENVYGLGYRLVY is encoded by the coding sequence ATGCCAAACATGAATGGCATTGAGCTTATTCAAAAAATTTATGAACATAATCCTATGCAAACCATTATTGTGATTTCTGCACACAATGAACCCCAATATCTCTTAGAACTTGTCAATTTAGGTATAGAGCAATTTCTGCTCAAACCGAATAACTATGACACTATTTTAAATGTCTTTCACAAAAGTGCTTCTAAGGTGTTACGCTCATATAGCAAGGAAATAGAAACATCTCACGTACATTTAGGTACTACGCTTTTATGGAATAAACAAACAAGTGTATTGTACGAAAAGGATATGGCGATAAAACTCACTAAAAATGAAACGCTTTTAATGCAAATTTTTATTAAAAATCACACAAAGATCTCAACTCTACAAGAAATTTTTGATACATTATGGGGTGATGAACCTCACTTAGCATGTATAGAAACCCTTAAATCAATTATCTCAAGGCTACGTAAAAAATTACCAACGTCTATTATTGAAAATGTATATGGGTTGGGATACAGATTAGTGTATTAG
- a CDS encoding potassium channel protein — protein MGYITTLFVRFAYFLDASIRYHRAKEFCRTLLESQHSKLKFYFDIFMVLLVVFSVLFLLYEVKHPDGLPYLDAFVQFSLIVFVIEYLLRFWIYSDSHKLFLEAYDHATNNDIPFSLRRALFIIIKKKLDYIFSPLAIIDLLAILPSYRPLRFLRIFLLFRIFKLFRYARSMKTFTEIITEKKFELFTLAIFASFVIFTGSSAIYIFETHQNPKINTLFDAIYWAIVTMGTVGYGDIVPVTTEGMVVSMLLIIFGVAIIAFLTSIIVSSFQSKLIELKESRTFADVDKLENYIVICGYGRVGEVVAKMLHEDGYNLVIIDNDPSKIKLAQQRGLIGIVADASKSKILGALGVGKRAAQIICATNSDELNVFITLTARSLSKQIIIIARVIKNTHKKKYFLAGANYAFGADETIGLMGAQYIDQPISYAALEEMLTENTGVIFDIISIHEHSCFTNKTIEVLSLHEKRLLLFGILRKDESVPFHFNPSNDFVLKDHDMLIIMGRKHHINILRKLNDKRSVL, from the coding sequence ATGGGCTATATTACGACCCTTTTTGTTCGATTTGCCTATTTTTTAGATGCATCCATACGCTACCATCGTGCAAAAGAATTTTGCAGGACACTTTTGGAGTCACAACACTCTAAACTCAAATTTTACTTTGATATTTTCATGGTTTTACTGGTTGTTTTCAGTGTTCTTTTCCTTCTGTATGAGGTAAAACATCCTGATGGACTACCCTATTTAGATGCTTTTGTACAATTTTCTTTAATTGTTTTTGTCATCGAATATCTTCTACGCTTTTGGATTTATTCAGATAGTCATAAGCTCTTTTTAGAGGCATATGATCATGCAACAAACAATGACATCCCTTTCTCTCTAAGACGTGCACTTTTTATCATCATTAAGAAAAAACTAGACTATATTTTTTCACCTCTTGCGATTATTGATCTTTTAGCGATTTTACCAAGCTATCGCCCTCTTCGTTTTTTAAGAATTTTTCTTCTTTTTAGAATTTTTAAGCTCTTTCGTTATGCCAGAAGTATGAAAACCTTTACGGAGATCATTACGGAAAAAAAGTTTGAACTCTTTACCTTAGCGATCTTTGCAAGCTTTGTTATCTTTACGGGAAGCTCTGCTATTTATATTTTTGAGACACATCAAAATCCAAAAATAAACACCCTTTTTGATGCTATTTATTGGGCAATCGTAACCATGGGTACGGTTGGATATGGTGACATTGTTCCCGTCACGACAGAAGGTATGGTTGTTTCCATGCTTCTTATTATCTTTGGTGTTGCGATTATTGCGTTTTTGACGTCTATTATCGTTTCATCGTTTCAAAGTAAGCTTATTGAGCTGAAAGAGAGCCGTACCTTTGCCGATGTCGATAAATTGGAAAACTACATTGTTATCTGCGGATACGGACGTGTGGGAGAAGTGGTCGCCAAAATGCTCCACGAAGATGGCTACAATCTAGTCATTATCGATAATGATCCATCCAAAATTAAATTGGCACAACAAAGAGGACTTATTGGCATTGTTGCAGATGCCTCTAAAAGTAAAATACTCGGTGCTCTAGGTGTTGGTAAGCGGGCAGCACAAATCATTTGCGCAACCAATAGCGATGAACTGAATGTCTTTATCACCCTCACCGCGCGAAGCCTCAGTAAACAGATTATTATCATCGCACGCGTCATTAAAAATACCCATAAGAAGAAATACTTTTTAGCAGGTGCCAATTACGCTTTTGGTGCCGATGAAACCATAGGATTAATGGGGGCGCAATATATTGATCAACCGATCTCTTATGCAGCCCTTGAAGAGATGCTCACAGAGAATACTGGCGTTATTTTTGATATCATCTCCATTCATGAACATTCCTGCTTTACCAATAAAACGATTGAAGTACTCTCACTTCATGAAAAAAGGCTACTTCTTTTTGGTATTTTACGTAAAGACGAGAGCGTCCCTTTTCATTTTAATCCATCGAACGATTTTGTACTTAAAGATCATGACATGCTCATCATCATGGGGAGAAAACACCACATCAATATCCTACGCAAACTCAATGATAAAAGGAGTGTTCTATGA
- a CDS encoding HIT family protein — MSQKLYENDYFYIEKENALIPWVKIFTQKPYKELSDCDPMTQEVLLKAMLVVEETMRFYYNPKKINIAMFGNYVPHLHIHVMARFEEDSHFPESMWGIKQRESNLHLPSFDNFVTILHDKLRS, encoded by the coding sequence ATGTCACAAAAACTTTACGAAAATGACTATTTTTATATCGAAAAAGAGAATGCCCTTATCCCTTGGGTTAAAATCTTTACCCAAAAACCCTACAAAGAGCTAAGCGATTGTGATCCAATGACTCAAGAAGTTCTCTTAAAAGCAATGCTCGTTGTGGAAGAGACCATGCGTTTTTATTACAATCCCAAAAAAATAAATATTGCGATGTTTGGTAACTATGTTCCACATCTGCACATACACGTTATGGCACGTTTTGAGGAAGATTCACACTTTCCTGAATCCATGTGGGGCATCAAACAACGTGAATCCAATCTTCATCTACCAAGTTTTGATAATTTTGTTACTATTTTGCACGATAAATTACGTAGTTGA
- a CDS encoding AEC family transporter, which produces MNYVLNALLPICLIIFIGYAFKHAKFPSTDFWPKMDKFTYYVLMPCLLVYELAVAKIDLTYTVNLVLASLFGIFIILIILILLNLILHFENRAFTSIVQGGIRFNTYVFLALVNAVYGGEGLVLAAIVIAFAIPFLNILCISVFAIYTRDGKFSLSSFFKTIVKNPLIGACVIGGAINAFGISLPVFILKSIAIVSHAALPMGLLSVGVGLELKYLKHAKKELVVSSVAKLVIFPMIAYGLAQLMGLVGMSLCITVIFASMPTATSAHILARELGGDVSLMASITTLETLACVGTLFLIVPLL; this is translated from the coding sequence ATGAACTATGTACTGAATGCACTTCTCCCTATTTGTTTAATTATTTTTATTGGGTATGCATTTAAGCATGCAAAATTTCCATCAACGGATTTTTGGCCAAAGATGGATAAATTTACTTATTATGTTCTCATGCCTTGCTTGTTGGTATACGAGTTGGCTGTTGCTAAAATTGATTTAACCTATACCGTCAATCTTGTCTTAGCTTCCCTCTTTGGGATTTTTATTATTTTAATCATTTTAATTTTGCTGAATTTGATTTTACATTTTGAAAATAGGGCATTTACGTCCATTGTTCAAGGGGGCATTCGTTTTAATACTTATGTTTTTTTAGCTTTGGTCAATGCTGTTTATGGTGGAGAAGGATTGGTTTTAGCCGCAATTGTAATTGCCTTTGCCATTCCATTTCTCAATATCTTATGTATCTCTGTTTTTGCAATTTATACGCGCGATGGCAAATTTTCTCTAAGCTCATTTTTTAAAACAATCGTTAAAAATCCTTTAATTGGTGCTTGTGTTATTGGTGGTGCCATTAATGCTTTTGGTATTTCTCTCCCTGTTTTTATTTTAAAAAGTATTGCTATTGTCAGTCATGCAGCCTTACCCATGGGATTGTTGTCCGTTGGTGTAGGGTTAGAACTTAAATATTTGAAACATGCTAAAAAAGAGTTAGTGGTTTCAAGTGTTGCCAAATTGGTCATTTTCCCCATGATCGCCTATGGGCTAGCCCAATTAATGGGACTGGTAGGCATGAGTTTATGTATCACTGTTATCTTTGCTTCGATGCCAACAGCGACTTCAGCACATATATTAGCACGAGAGCTTGGCGGAGATGTTTCATTGATGGCGTCTATCACCACACTTGAAACACTAGCGTGTGTTGGAACACTGTTTTTAATCGTTCCGCTCTTATAG